In the Leptotrichia sp. oral taxon 212 genome, one interval contains:
- a CDS encoding flavin reductase family protein, which produces MKRKIDVLENSGKIMKALSKGILLTVKGDEKVNSMVISWGALAIEWNKPIFVTYVRENRYTKPILDKTMEFTVNIPLEKMDPKIFSVCGMKSGRNIDKVKEAGMTLVEPEAVSVPAIKELPITLECKVLYKKTQELKDLPEEIVNRNYPQDIDGFAVGANRDPHTAYYGEIVAAYIIEE; this is translated from the coding sequence ATGAAAAGAAAAATTGATGTCCTGGAAAATTCAGGTAAAATTATGAAGGCATTATCAAAGGGGATACTTCTTACAGTAAAGGGAGATGAAAAGGTAAATAGCATGGTTATAAGCTGGGGAGCTTTGGCAATAGAATGGAATAAGCCAATTTTTGTAACTTATGTAAGGGAAAATAGATACACAAAACCAATTTTAGATAAAACAATGGAATTTACAGTAAATATTCCTTTGGAAAAAATGGATCCTAAAATATTTTCAGTGTGTGGAATGAAAAGTGGGAGAAATATTGATAAAGTAAAGGAAGCAGGAATGACATTGGTGGAGCCTGAAGCTGTTTCTGTACCAGCTATAAAGGAACTGCCAATTACATTGGAATGTAAGGTTCTGTATAAGAAAACGCAGGAACTGAAGGATTTACCTGAAGAAATAGTGAATAGAAACTATCCTCAGGATATAGACGGATTTGCAGTTGGTGCAAATAGGGATCCGCATACTGCATATTATGGGGAAATAGTGGCAGCTTATATAATTGAAGAGTAA
- a CDS encoding V-type ATP synthase subunit F gives MHKIGVVGDKDSILAFKALGVDVYPVVSKEEARRTIDTLASENYGIIFVTEPVAALVEETVERYNRELLPAIILIPNNQGSSGIGIQKINDYVEKAIGSNIF, from the coding sequence ATGCATAAGATAGGTGTAGTTGGAGATAAGGATTCGATTTTAGCTTTCAAGGCATTAGGAGTGGATGTCTATCCTGTTGTAAGTAAAGAAGAAGCAAGAAGAACTATAGATACCTTGGCAAGTGAAAATTATGGAATTATATTTGTAACTGAACCAGTTGCTGCCCTTGTGGAAGAAACAGTAGAAAGATATAACAGGGAGCTTTTACCTGCGATTATTCTAATACCGAATAACCAAGGAAGTTCAGGAATAGGAATTCAGAAAATAAATGATTACGTAGAAAAAGCCATAGGTTCAAATATATTTTAA
- a CDS encoding CopY/TcrY family copper transport repressor, translating into MEENSNCHITGAEWEIMRVVWANEEVTSKFVSEVLGEKMNWKHATVKTLLNRLLEKEVLKKKEKGNKYIYYTEYNEQEIAKQYVMETFNRICRTKVGNMITELIENNVLSFKDLENISKAVEEKRKTAVEKIPCDCLPGQCNCPEHQHEKKKRVCCSE; encoded by the coding sequence ATGGAGGAAAACAGTAACTGTCACATAACAGGGGCAGAATGGGAAATAATGAGAGTTGTATGGGCTAATGAGGAAGTCACGAGTAAATTTGTTTCTGAAGTTTTGGGAGAAAAGATGAACTGGAAGCATGCAACTGTGAAAACGTTGTTAAATAGGCTTTTAGAAAAAGAAGTTCTCAAAAAAAAGGAGAAAGGAAACAAATATATTTATTATACAGAGTATAATGAGCAGGAAATTGCAAAACAGTATGTTATGGAAACCTTTAACAGAATATGCAGGACAAAGGTTGGAAATATGATAACGGAACTTATAGAAAATAATGTACTCAGTTTTAAGGATCTTGAAAATATAAGCAAGGCAGTAGAAGAAAAAAGGAAGACAGCTGTGGAAAAAATTCCATGTGACTGTCTGCCGGGACAATGCAACTGTCCTGAACACCAGCATGAAAAGAAAAAGCGGGTATGCTGTTCAGAATAA
- a CDS encoding ATP/GTP-binding protein, with protein sequence MLLQYYFSNYRSFEGEGILDMRASGSNELSSHIRNSLNEKVLPVTAIYGANASGKSSVFEAFQFMAFCVLESLSFSDDNKKNSYKLKVDSFKFSDSRDKPSEFEINYIDKKGKKELYYNYGFKIDNSGILEEYLASNTKTGVKRNEEYTYIFRRERNQKLYLDSSIEKFRENLEISLKDKTLLVSLGAKLNINEFIRVRTWFINAEVINFSNSLYGVFLENTLPNNIIESEEVRKNLVSFINSFDDSIIDIEVEKISAIDESDSDNYRVFTVHKSDKETSIARISMNEESSGTKKMFSLYQTLLDVLEKGTVLFADELDIKLHPLLMRNILLTFTDKEKNPNNAQLIFTTHNTIYMDMNLLRRDEIWFVEKDNGVSKLYSLDDITNEKGKKVRKDSNYEKHYLLGNYGAIPNLKNLLGRE encoded by the coding sequence ATGTTATTACAATATTATTTCTCAAATTACAGGTCATTTGAAGGTGAAGGAATTTTAGATATGAGGGCAAGTGGGAGCAATGAGTTATCTTCACATATAAGAAATAGCCTTAATGAAAAAGTTTTACCTGTGACAGCTATTTATGGTGCAAATGCAAGTGGAAAATCTTCTGTATTTGAAGCTTTTCAATTTATGGCCTTCTGCGTCTTAGAATCTTTATCTTTTTCAGATGATAATAAAAAAAATTCATATAAATTGAAAGTGGATTCTTTCAAATTTAGTGACAGTAGAGATAAACCAAGTGAATTTGAAATTAATTATATAGATAAAAAAGGTAAAAAAGAATTGTATTATAACTATGGATTTAAAATTGATAATTCAGGTATTCTGGAAGAATATTTAGCTTCAAATACAAAAACAGGAGTAAAAAGAAATGAGGAATATACTTATATTTTTAGAAGAGAAAGAAATCAGAAACTTTATTTAGATTCTTCAATAGAAAAGTTCAGAGAGAATTTAGAGATTTCTTTAAAAGATAAAACACTTCTGGTTTCATTAGGTGCAAAATTAAATATCAATGAATTTATTAGGGTAAGAACATGGTTTATTAATGCAGAAGTAATCAATTTCAGTAACTCATTATATGGTGTATTTTTAGAAAATACATTACCTAATAATATAATCGAAAGTGAAGAAGTTAGAAAAAATTTAGTTAGTTTCATAAATTCTTTTGATGATTCTATTATTGATATAGAGGTAGAAAAAATTTCTGCTATTGATGAAAGTGATAGTGATAACTACAGAGTATTTACTGTACATAAATCTGATAAAGAAACTTCTATTGCAAGAATATCAATGAATGAAGAATCATCAGGAACTAAAAAAATGTTTTCACTATATCAAACTTTATTAGATGTTTTAGAAAAAGGAACAGTACTTTTTGCTGATGAGTTAGATATTAAATTACATCCTTTACTTATGAGAAATATACTGTTGACATTTACAGATAAAGAAAAAAATCCTAATAATGCTCAGTTAATATTTACAACACATAATACTATCTATATGGATATGAATTTATTGCGTAGAGATGAAATATGGTTTGTTGAAAAAGATAATGGAGTATCAAAACTATATTCTTTAGATGATATTACAAATGAAAAAGGTAAGAAAGTAAGAAAAGATTCTAATTATGAAAAACATTATTTATTAGGAAACTATGGAGCTATTCCTAACTTAAAGAACTTATTAGGGAGGGAATAA
- a CDS encoding V-type ATP synthase subunit D: MAKLNVNPTRMELSKLKIRLKTAVRGHKLLKDKQDELMRQFIDMIKKNKKLREKVEEMLQNSFKDFLLSRGVMSDEMLESAIAYPKEKIGVEVKKKNIMSVNVPQMTFVRENEGNQGMIYPYGYAQTSADLDDAIDGLNSVMDNLLELAEVEKACQLMADEVEKTRRRVNALEYMTIPQLKETIRFIQMKLDENERGSITRLMKVKDMMSKKEA, from the coding sequence ATGGCGAAGTTGAATGTAAATCCTACCCGTATGGAGCTTTCAAAACTTAAAATAAGACTTAAGACAGCAGTAAGAGGGCATAAATTACTAAAAGATAAACAGGATGAATTAATGCGTCAGTTTATTGATATGATAAAGAAAAATAAGAAATTACGTGAAAAAGTTGAAGAAATGTTACAGAATTCCTTCAAGGATTTCCTTTTATCAAGAGGAGTAATGTCTGATGAAATGCTTGAAAGCGCCATTGCATATCCTAAAGAAAAAATAGGAGTGGAAGTTAAAAAGAAGAATATAATGAGCGTTAATGTGCCTCAAATGACTTTTGTCAGGGAAAATGAGGGAAATCAGGGAATGATATATCCTTACGGATATGCACAGACATCTGCAGATCTGGATGATGCAATTGATGGACTGAACAGTGTCATGGATAATCTGCTTGAACTGGCTGAAGTGGAAAAAGCCTGTCAGCTTATGGCAGATGAAGTCGAAAAGACAAGACGGCGTGTAAATGCATTGGAATACATGACAATACCACAGCTTAAGGAAACAATTAGATTTATTCAGATGAAACTTGATGAAAATGAACGTGGAAGCATAACAAGACTTATGAAGGTTAAGGACATGATGTCCAAAAAGGAAGCATAA
- a CDS encoding DUF2442 domain-containing protein, which translates to MFYKIKNVNLLSEYTLLIEFQNNVKKIYDVKPLIEKYSSFKDLINIKGLFKQVKIDKGGYGISWNDNIDLSCNTLWNEGRLI; encoded by the coding sequence ATGTTTTATAAAATAAAAAATGTTAATCTTTTATCTGAATATACTTTGCTTATAGAATTTCAAAATAATGTAAAAAAAATATACGACGTAAAACCATTGATTGAGAAATATTCTTCTTTTAAGGATTTAATAAATATAAAGGGACTATTCAAGCAGGTTAAAATAGATAAAGGTGGGTATGGTATAAGTTGGAATGATAATATAGATTTATCATGTAATACTCTCTGGAATGAAGGAAGATTAATTTAA
- a CDS encoding Cof-type HAD-IIB family hydrolase — protein MVKLLAIDMDGTLLSDKKHIAEEQKRAIKEAINAGVHVVLCTGRPLIGVLPFYEELALEDRKGYAIVNNGCAIHNTEDWSIVDCEMLPKEELEYLYSFSEEFEEVNFTLFDDNNYLCIGKPNKYTEKDGAFVFTKVKEVSMEEILNGEYKIYKTMYVGEPSKIDEIQEKYGEKLCEKYNGIRSQVSIYETMPYNADKSSAVKRLAERLGIDREEVMAMGDGNNDVEMLKYAGVSVAMGNSTEDALKAAKFVTDTNENDGVAKAIDKYILGK, from the coding sequence ATGGTAAAATTACTTGCAATTGATATGGATGGGACACTTTTAAGTGACAAAAAACATATTGCAGAAGAACAGAAAAGGGCAATTAAGGAAGCGATAAATGCTGGAGTTCATGTTGTTCTATGTACAGGGAGACCTCTGATAGGCGTTCTTCCTTTTTATGAAGAACTGGCACTGGAAGATAGAAAAGGATATGCAATTGTAAATAATGGTTGTGCTATCCATAATACAGAAGACTGGAGCATTGTAGATTGTGAAATGCTACCAAAGGAAGAACTGGAATATTTGTACAGTTTCTCAGAGGAATTTGAAGAAGTAAACTTTACGTTATTTGATGATAACAATTATTTATGTATAGGAAAACCGAATAAGTACACAGAAAAGGATGGAGCATTTGTATTTACCAAAGTAAAAGAAGTTTCAATGGAAGAAATTTTAAATGGAGAATACAAAATTTATAAGACAATGTATGTGGGTGAACCTTCGAAAATAGATGAAATTCAGGAAAAATACGGAGAAAAGTTATGTGAGAAGTATAACGGAATAAGAAGTCAGGTTAGCATATACGAAACAATGCCTTACAATGCTGATAAAAGTTCAGCAGTAAAGAGACTGGCAGAAAGGCTGGGAATTGACAGGGAAGAAGTAATGGCAATGGGTGATGGAAATAACGATGTGGAAATGCTCAAATATGCAGGAGTAAGTGTGGCTATGGGAAATTCCACTGAAGATGCACTAAAGGCTGCAAAGTTTGTTACAGATACTAATGAAAACGACGGAGTGGCTAAAGCCATTGATAAATATATACTTGGAAAATAA
- a CDS encoding V-type ATP synthase subunit C, which yields MNRMDYGRSVVTVRVLEKRLLTKNRLERMIEAGSPDDVLKQLGETEYSHNMADIKDSRSYEKILRRETERVFSLVREMSNDSEIVDILSIKYDYHNLKVLLKSKLSGKDFTDLLMDAGTIKASRLKQKFEIQNYEDLPEEFIEAINEAEKDFAENADPQKIDLIVDKYYYKHLSKIASKIDVEIMRDYVSGLIDFQNIITLLRVKKQNRDLKFLESVIHEGGNIPKDKITVSLNDTPEMIANKFRKEKIGTYLTAGIEAFENTGRLSELEKISDNYLMALNRESKYVVFGPEPLFTYLVAKEREINAIRMIMVGKINSLNSDRIKERLRDTYA from the coding sequence ATGAATAGAATGGATTACGGACGAAGCGTCGTAACTGTCAGAGTTTTGGAAAAGAGACTTCTGACTAAAAACAGGCTTGAAAGAATGATTGAAGCCGGGTCTCCCGACGATGTACTGAAACAGCTGGGAGAAACGGAATACTCTCACAATATGGCTGATATAAAAGATAGCAGAAGTTATGAAAAAATATTGAGAAGAGAAACTGAAAGAGTGTTTTCCCTTGTGAGGGAAATGAGCAATGACAGTGAAATCGTAGATATTCTTTCAATTAAATATGATTATCATAATTTGAAGGTATTATTGAAAAGCAAGCTTTCAGGGAAGGATTTTACAGATCTGCTCATGGATGCAGGTACTATAAAGGCTTCCAGACTGAAACAGAAATTTGAAATACAGAATTATGAAGATTTGCCTGAAGAATTTATTGAGGCAATTAATGAAGCGGAAAAGGATTTTGCTGAAAATGCCGATCCTCAGAAAATTGATCTGATAGTGGATAAATATTACTATAAACATCTATCAAAAATTGCATCAAAAATAGATGTGGAAATAATGAGGGATTATGTTTCAGGACTTATTGACTTTCAGAATATAATAACTTTATTAAGAGTTAAAAAGCAGAACAGGGATTTGAAATTTCTGGAAAGCGTGATACATGAAGGAGGAAACATACCAAAGGATAAAATTACAGTTTCCTTGAATGATACTCCTGAAATGATAGCAAATAAATTCAGAAAAGAAAAGATAGGAACATATCTGACAGCAGGAATAGAAGCATTTGAGAATACAGGAAGACTGTCTGAACTTGAAAAAATTTCAGATAACTACCTGATGGCGCTAAACAGGGAATCTAAATATGTTGTATTTGGACCGGAACCTTTATTTACTTATCTTGTGGCAAAAGAAAGAGAGATAAATGCCATAAGAATGATAATGGTAGGAAAAATCAACAGTCTGAACTCTGACAGAATAAAGGAAAGGTTGCGTGATACTTATGCATAA
- a CDS encoding DUF4160 domain-containing protein: MPVIARFYGIVIKMYFRESEHNPPHFHCIYGEYVGVIRIDTFEMIEGDLPNKALNLVKEWGEKYRTELIKMWDTQQFLELPSLI; encoded by the coding sequence ATGCCAGTTATAGCGAGGTTTTATGGTATAGTTATTAAAATGTATTTTAGGGAAAGTGAACATAATCCACCACATTTTCATTGTATTTACGGAGAATATGTCGGAGTAATCAGAATTGATACATTTGAAATGATAGAAGGAGATCTGCCAAATAAAGCATTGAACTTAGTGAAAGAATGGGGAGAAAAATATAGAACTGAATTGATTAAAATGTGGGATACTCAACAATTCCTTGAATTGCCATCATTGATATAA
- a CDS encoding V-type ATP synthase subunit B has protein sequence MLKEYRTVSEIVGPLMVVEGVEGVKYEELVEIEIQTGELRRGRVLEVNGDKAMVQLFESSAGINLKNSKVRFLGKPLSLGVSEDMIGRIFDGLGRPKDNGPKIIPEQSLDINGVAINPVARDYPSEFIQTGVSAIDGLNTLVRGQKLPIFSGSGLPHAELAAQIARQARVLNSESKFAVVFGAIGITFEEAQFFIDDFTKTGAIDRAVLFMNLADDPAIERIATPRMALTCAEYLAFEKGMHVLVILTDLTNYCEALREVSAARKEVPGRRGYPGYLYTDLSTIYERAGRIKGREGSITQIPILTMPEDDKTHPIPDLTGYITEGQIILSRDLYKQNLMPPIDVLPSLSRLKDKGIGKGKTREDHADTMNQLFAAYATGKEAKELAVILGESALSDTDKAFVKFTTAFEDQYVAQGFEKNRGIEETLKLGWELLKILPRTELKRIRDEYLEKYLPAGDE, from the coding sequence ATGCTTAAGGAATACAGAACAGTCAGTGAAATAGTAGGTCCTTTGATGGTTGTTGAAGGTGTTGAAGGTGTAAAATACGAAGAACTTGTAGAAATAGAAATTCAGACAGGAGAACTTAGACGTGGAAGGGTTCTGGAAGTTAACGGAGATAAAGCAATGGTTCAGCTGTTTGAAAGTTCTGCAGGAATAAACTTGAAAAATTCAAAAGTAAGATTTTTAGGAAAACCTTTATCGTTAGGGGTTTCTGAAGATATGATAGGAAGAATATTTGATGGATTGGGAAGACCAAAAGATAACGGACCAAAAATAATACCTGAACAAAGTTTGGATATAAACGGAGTGGCGATAAACCCTGTTGCAAGGGATTATCCTTCAGAATTTATTCAAACTGGAGTATCAGCAATTGATGGACTTAATACACTTGTTAGAGGACAGAAACTGCCTATATTCTCAGGATCAGGACTTCCTCACGCTGAACTTGCGGCTCAGATAGCAAGACAGGCAAGAGTATTAAACTCAGAATCAAAATTTGCGGTAGTGTTTGGAGCAATAGGGATAACATTTGAGGAAGCACAGTTCTTTATTGATGACTTTACAAAGACAGGTGCGATTGACAGGGCAGTATTATTTATGAACCTTGCTGATGACCCTGCAATAGAAAGAATAGCTACACCGAGAATGGCTCTTACATGTGCTGAATATTTGGCATTTGAAAAGGGAATGCACGTACTGGTTATACTTACAGACCTTACTAACTACTGTGAAGCTCTTCGTGAAGTGTCAGCGGCGAGAAAAGAAGTTCCTGGAAGACGTGGATACCCAGGATATCTGTATACCGACTTGTCTACAATTTATGAAAGAGCAGGAAGAATAAAAGGTAGGGAAGGATCTATAACTCAGATTCCTATACTTACAATGCCTGAAGATGATAAGACACACCCAATTCCTGACTTGACAGGATATATAACAGAAGGGCAGATTATACTTTCAAGGGATTTGTATAAACAGAATCTGATGCCTCCTATAGATGTGCTGCCTTCACTTTCGAGATTGAAGGATAAAGGTATAGGAAAAGGTAAAACAAGAGAAGACCATGCGGATACAATGAACCAGCTGTTTGCAGCCTATGCTACAGGAAAAGAAGCAAAAGAACTGGCAGTAATATTGGGAGAATCAGCATTGTCTGATACAGACAAGGCTTTCGTAAAATTTACTACAGCTTTTGAAGATCAGTATGTGGCACAGGGATTTGAAAAGAACAGAGGTATTGAGGAAACATTGAAACTAGGATGGGAATTGCTAAAAATATTGCCAAGAACAGAGTTGAAAAGAATAAGGGATGAATATCTGGAAAAATATTTACCTGCAGGAGATGAATAG
- a CDS encoding V-type ATP synthase subunit A, which yields MKVGKIIKVSGPLVVAEGMDEANVYDVVQVSDNKLIGEIIEMRGDRASIQVYEETVGIGPGEPVYSTGEPLSVELGPGLLEAMFDGIQRPLKEFQEVAGDYLNKGVAVPSLNRETKWDFEPVVNAGEKVEAGDIIGTVQETSVISHKIMIPLGVEGTLKSIEKGSFTVTDTVAVVETANGDVNIQLMQKWPVRRGRKYKQKLNPEAPLVTGQRVIDTFFPVTKGGTACVPGPFGSGKTVVQHQLAKWADAQIIVYVGCGERGNEMTDVLMEFPEIIDPNTGQSLMKRTVLIANTSNMPVAAREASIYTGITIAEYFRDMGYSVAIMADSTSRWAEALREMSGRLEEMPGDEGYPAYLGSRAADFYERSGKVICLGKDGREGALTVIGAVSPPGGDISEPVSQATLRIVKVFWGLDANLAYRRHFPAINWLNSYSLYQTKVDSWMDVNVGPEFSQNRKRAMALLQEESSLQEIVRLVGRDTLSEKDQLKLEVAKSIREDYLQQNAFMESDTYTSLTKQDRMLQLVLKFYDEGKRGLESGAYLKEISELPVREKIARAKYMPESDLDKMNDILNEIENEVDNLINKGGSLDA from the coding sequence TTGAAAGTAGGAAAAATTATAAAAGTATCGGGACCTCTTGTTGTAGCAGAAGGAATGGATGAAGCAAATGTATACGATGTTGTACAGGTTTCCGATAATAAATTGATAGGGGAAATAATAGAAATGAGAGGAGACCGGGCTTCTATACAGGTTTATGAAGAAACGGTAGGAATCGGACCAGGAGAGCCAGTTTATTCTACAGGTGAACCTCTAAGTGTTGAATTAGGACCGGGACTTCTTGAAGCAATGTTTGATGGTATACAGAGACCATTAAAAGAATTTCAGGAAGTTGCAGGAGATTATTTAAATAAAGGGGTAGCAGTACCTTCATTAAACAGGGAAACAAAATGGGACTTTGAGCCTGTTGTAAATGCAGGGGAAAAAGTTGAAGCCGGAGACATAATAGGAACAGTTCAGGAAACTTCAGTTATAAGCCATAAAATCATGATTCCTTTAGGAGTTGAAGGGACACTGAAATCAATAGAAAAAGGAAGCTTTACTGTTACAGATACAGTTGCTGTAGTAGAAACTGCAAATGGTGATGTAAATATACAGCTTATGCAGAAATGGCCTGTACGTAGAGGAAGAAAATATAAACAGAAATTGAATCCTGAAGCTCCACTAGTAACAGGACAAAGAGTAATTGATACATTCTTCCCTGTAACTAAAGGTGGAACTGCCTGTGTTCCAGGACCGTTTGGATCTGGAAAAACTGTCGTTCAGCACCAATTGGCAAAATGGGCAGATGCACAGATAATAGTATATGTAGGTTGTGGAGAGCGTGGAAACGAAATGACAGACGTTCTTATGGAATTCCCGGAAATAATAGATCCAAATACAGGACAGTCTCTGATGAAGAGAACTGTACTTATAGCAAATACTTCAAATATGCCGGTTGCAGCAAGGGAAGCAAGTATATATACAGGAATAACTATTGCAGAATACTTTAGGGATATGGGATATTCAGTAGCGATAATGGCAGATTCCACATCAAGATGGGCAGAAGCACTTCGTGAAATGTCAGGACGTCTGGAAGAAATGCCGGGGGATGAAGGATATCCGGCTTACCTTGGATCAAGAGCGGCTGACTTCTATGAAAGATCAGGAAAGGTAATATGTCTTGGAAAAGATGGAAGAGAAGGAGCATTGACAGTAATCGGAGCAGTATCACCTCCAGGAGGGGATATTTCTGAACCGGTATCACAGGCTACTCTTAGAATAGTTAAAGTATTCTGGGGACTTGATGCAAACCTTGCATATAGAAGACACTTCCCGGCTATTAACTGGCTGAACTCATATTCATTGTATCAGACAAAAGTAGACAGCTGGATGGATGTAAATGTAGGTCCTGAATTTTCTCAAAACAGAAAAAGAGCAATGGCTCTGTTACAGGAAGAATCAAGCCTACAGGAAATAGTAAGACTGGTAGGAAGAGATACACTGTCAGAAAAAGATCAGCTTAAACTGGAAGTTGCAAAGTCAATAAGGGAAGATTATCTGCAGCAGAACGCCTTCATGGAATCAGATACATATACTTCACTTACAAAGCAGGATAGAATGCTTCAGCTTGTTCTTAAATTCTATGATGAAGGAAAGAGGGGGCTTGAATCAGGTGCATATCTGAAAGAAATTTCTGAACTTCCTGTAAGGGAAAAAATTGCAAGGGCAAAATATATGCCTGAAAGTGATTTGGATAAAATGAATGATATTTTAAATGAAATTGAAAATGAAGTAGATAACCTTATAAACAAAGGAGGTTCATTAGATGCTTAA